From one Acidibrevibacterium fodinaquatile genomic stretch:
- a CDS encoding M20 aminoacylase family protein: MPIINRIAAYADDLTAWRRDFHEHPELGFEEVRTSKIVAEKLREFGVDEVVTGIAKTGVIGVIHGKHGGQGRAIGLRADMDALPILEETGLPYASKTPGKMHACGHDGHTTMLLGAARYLAETRNFDGTVYLIFQPAEEGLGGGREMVKEGLFSRYEMERVYGMHNWPGIPEGVFAWREGPVMAAAAQIDICITGRGAHGAQPHNGNDPIVIASQIVTALQTIVARRVDPNLPAVLTIGQIVAGDTYNVIPQQARMKGTARWFQPKVGDQLEHGVLRLVRGIAESFGASVEVEFRRTYPATVNDAEATTLARRAAEAVAGANAVRHMDQPTMGSEDFSFMLNEKSGCYIMLGGGRGRENEPMVHHPAYDFNDSLLPIGASYWATLVEQQLAKG, encoded by the coding sequence ATGCCGATCATCAACCGAATCGCCGCCTATGCCGACGACCTCACCGCTTGGCGCCGTGATTTTCACGAGCACCCCGAACTCGGCTTCGAAGAAGTCCGCACCAGCAAAATCGTCGCCGAGAAGCTGCGCGAATTCGGGGTGGACGAGGTGGTGACGGGCATCGCCAAAACCGGGGTGATCGGCGTCATTCATGGCAAACATGGCGGCCAGGGCCGCGCCATTGGGCTCCGCGCCGATATGGACGCGCTGCCCATTCTCGAGGAAACCGGCCTTCCTTACGCCTCGAAAACGCCGGGCAAAATGCATGCTTGCGGCCATGACGGGCACACGACGATGCTGCTCGGCGCCGCCCGCTACCTCGCCGAGACCCGGAATTTCGATGGCACCGTCTATCTCATCTTCCAGCCCGCCGAGGAAGGGCTCGGCGGCGGGCGGGAAATGGTGAAAGAAGGGCTTTTCTCGCGCTATGAGATGGAGCGCGTCTACGGCATGCATAACTGGCCGGGGATTCCGGAAGGTGTCTTCGCCTGGCGCGAAGGCCCGGTGATGGCGGCAGCGGCGCAGATCGACATCTGCATCACCGGCCGCGGCGCCCATGGCGCGCAGCCGCATAACGGCAACGATCCGATCGTGATCGCAAGCCAGATCGTGACGGCGCTGCAAACCATCGTCGCCCGCCGCGTCGATCCCAACCTCCCAGCGGTGTTGACGATCGGGCAGATCGTCGCCGGTGACACCTACAACGTCATCCCACAGCAGGCGCGGATGAAGGGCACGGCGCGCTGGTTCCAGCCGAAAGTGGGCGACCAGCTCGAACACGGGGTGCTGCGGCTGGTGCGCGGCATCGCGGAAAGCTTCGGCGCCAGCGTCGAAGTCGAATTCCGCCGCACCTACCCGGCGACGGTGAACGACGCGGAGGCGACGACGCTGGCCCGCCGCGCCGCCGAAGCGGTGGCGGGCGCGAACGCCGTCCGCCACATGGACCAGCCGACCATGGGCAGCGAGGATTTTTCCTTCATGCTCAATGAGAAATCCGGCTGTTACATCATGCTCGGCGGCGGCCGCGGGCGCGAGAACGAGCCGATGGTCCACCACCCGGCTTATGATTTCAACGACTCCCTGCTCCCCATCGGCGCCTCCTACTGGGCGACGCTGGTCGAGCAGCAGCTCGCCAAGGGCTAA